The following proteins are co-located in the Microvirga ossetica genome:
- a CDS encoding transporter substrate-binding domain-containing protein produces the protein MTKLSTLRLTDLAVVVLVGGLVFSAAARADALDDITKAGVLKVGVFGDFPPFSSVTSDMSLQGYDIDVAKILADALKVKLQLVTVTGQNRIPYLTERRADILLSVGHSAEREKVIDFTAAYAPYYIAVIGPKALKVQDKGDLAGKSIAVNRGTLEDTSLTEAAPSGADIKRFDNYNAVIQSFLAGQVQLMVVGNDVGAGVLARQVATQPEQKFQLMTSPDHIGLNKNEPRLKQALNEVIAKTLADGTMNTISTKWLNRPLDLKDLKSNGQ, from the coding sequence ATGACTAAGCTTTCCACTCTCCGTCTGACCGACCTCGCCGTCGTGGTCCTTGTCGGTGGCCTCGTCTTCAGCGCCGCTGCCCGCGCCGATGCCCTGGATGACATCACAAAGGCCGGCGTTCTCAAGGTCGGCGTCTTCGGCGACTTTCCCCCGTTCTCGTCCGTCACCTCGGACATGAGCCTGCAGGGCTATGACATCGACGTGGCCAAGATTCTGGCGGACGCATTGAAGGTGAAGCTTCAGCTTGTGACAGTGACCGGACAGAATCGGATCCCTTATCTGACCGAGCGTCGCGCAGACATCCTTCTGAGCGTCGGCCACAGCGCCGAGCGGGAAAAGGTCATCGATTTCACCGCGGCCTACGCGCCCTACTACATCGCCGTCATTGGCCCGAAAGCCTTGAAGGTTCAGGACAAGGGCGATCTTGCGGGTAAGAGCATTGCGGTCAACAGGGGCACGCTCGAGGATACCTCCCTTACGGAAGCGGCGCCGAGCGGGGCCGACATCAAGCGCTTCGACAACTACAACGCGGTGATCCAGTCCTTTCTCGCCGGGCAGGTCCAACTCATGGTCGTCGGCAACGATGTTGGGGCCGGGGTGCTGGCGCGTCAGGTTGCGACGCAGCCCGAGCAGAAGTTCCAGCTCATGACCTCGCCAGACCATATCGGGTTGAACAAGAACGAGCCGCGCTTGAAGCAGGCTCTCAACGAGGTCATCGCAAAAACGCTGGCCGATGGAACGATGAACACGATCTCGACCAAATGGCTCAACCGGCCGCTGGATCTGAAAGATCTCAAGTCCAATGGGCAATAG
- the speB gene encoding agmatinase, with translation MAYDIAKLDELRRRYASAAGGDMYDPHFKAVAAQVFADGDTRKWPFAGPATFIDAPFRPDGLTDEGLAALDVALIGVPMDLGVTNRAGSRLGPRAVRGIERVGPYEHVLRVAPMGTLRVADVGDVPMRSRYSLADCHADIEACYRRIADTPVIPLSVGGDHSITGSILKGLGATRPVGLVHIDAHCDTAGAYEGSKFHHGGPFREAVLAGVLDPTRTIQIGIRGGAEYLWEFSYESGMTVVHAEEVAEEGIPAIIRRALEVIGDGPTYVTFDVDSIDPGFAPGTGTPEVAGLTPREVLQLLRGLQGLDIIGGDVVEVAPQYDGTTNTAQIGAQVLFELLCLVALRRR, from the coding sequence ATGGCTTATGACATCGCAAAGTTGGACGAACTGCGTCGGCGCTATGCGTCGGCGGCGGGCGGCGACATGTACGACCCGCATTTCAAGGCCGTGGCCGCTCAGGTCTTTGCCGATGGTGACACTCGCAAGTGGCCATTCGCCGGCCCCGCGACCTTCATCGACGCGCCGTTTCGGCCCGACGGCCTGACGGACGAGGGACTCGCCGCCCTGGACGTTGCCCTGATCGGGGTCCCGATGGATCTCGGGGTGACCAACCGGGCTGGCTCGCGTCTGGGACCGCGCGCCGTGCGCGGGATCGAGCGTGTTGGACCTTACGAACATGTGCTGCGGGTGGCTCCGATGGGCACGTTGCGGGTCGCTGACGTTGGCGACGTGCCGATGCGCAGCCGATACAGCCTGGCCGATTGTCACGCCGATATCGAGGCCTGCTATCGCAGGATCGCGGATACGCCCGTGATCCCGCTTTCGGTCGGCGGCGACCACTCGATCACGGGATCAATCCTGAAGGGTCTCGGCGCCACTCGCCCGGTCGGACTGGTGCATATTGACGCCCATTGCGATACGGCCGGCGCCTATGAAGGGTCGAAATTTCATCATGGCGGTCCGTTCCGTGAAGCGGTCCTCGCAGGGGTGCTGGACCCGACACGCACCATCCAGATCGGCATTCGCGGCGGCGCCGAATATCTTTGGGAGTTCTCATACGAATCCGGGATGACTGTCGTCCATGCCGAAGAGGTCGCCGAGGAGGGCATCCCGGCCATCATCCGGCGAGCGCTCGAGGTGATCGGCGACGGCCCGACCTATGTCACCTTCGATGTCGACAGCATCGATCCCGGCTTTGCTCCTGGTACTGGGACGCCGGAGGTGGCCGGCCTGACCCCGCGGGAGGTGCTGCAACTCCTCCGCGGCCTCCAAGGGCTCGACATCATCGGCGGAGACGTGGTCGAAGTTGCGCCGCAATACGATGGGACCACCAACACCGCCCAGATCGGCGCTCAGGTATTGTTCGAACTGCTGTGCCTGGTTGCGCTCAGACGGCGATGA
- a CDS encoding LysR substrate-binding domain-containing protein, protein MLDLDPYLLRAFLTVAEVGTVNGAAVSLNRTQAALSMQIRKLEGLMGTELFSRSPKGLTLTADGLLLMPYAREILSLNDQAWQRLNGKEMEGRVRLGVVEDFAATRLIDILAAFRDQNPKVHMDIIVEPNKRLAAMFENDKLDIVVCDTTSINRKPVLIWGEHLLWAVRADLTVTTAAPLPIIMFEATCPWSGPCIAALSGRTLRWKIVCEASTLVAMAAAVRVGIGIGPMLAATIPDGCRALDQTSDLPAPVGIDIGLYTRAGAPEEARYLADFIGRHTGLVGPGGRV, encoded by the coding sequence ATGCTCGACCTTGACCCCTATCTGCTGCGCGCCTTCCTGACCGTGGCTGAAGTCGGCACGGTGAACGGGGCTGCGGTATCGCTTAATCGCACCCAGGCCGCATTAAGCATGCAGATCCGCAAGCTCGAGGGCCTCATGGGGACGGAGCTCTTTTCGCGCTCTCCCAAGGGTCTCACGTTGACCGCGGACGGGCTTCTCCTGATGCCCTACGCCCGCGAGATCCTGTCCCTCAACGACCAAGCTTGGCAACGTCTCAACGGCAAGGAAATGGAAGGCCGCGTGCGCCTTGGCGTCGTCGAGGACTTCGCCGCGACCCGGCTCATCGATATCCTTGCGGCCTTCCGCGATCAGAACCCGAAGGTCCACATGGACATCATCGTGGAGCCGAACAAACGGCTGGCGGCAATGTTCGAAAACGACAAGCTCGACATCGTCGTCTGCGACACGACCTCGATCAATCGCAAGCCGGTGCTGATCTGGGGCGAACACTTGCTGTGGGCGGTGAGAGCTGACCTAACCGTGACCACGGCAGCGCCGCTGCCAATCATCATGTTTGAGGCCACTTGCCCTTGGTCGGGACCCTGCATCGCCGCGCTCTCCGGCCGAACCCTGCGATGGAAGATCGTCTGCGAAGCATCGACGCTGGTGGCCATGGCGGCCGCCGTCCGCGTCGGCATCGGTATCGGCCCGATGCTCGCCGCCACGATCCCCGATGGCTGCCGGGCGCTGGATCAGACATCAGACTTGCCCGCTCCCGTCGGGATCGATATCGGGCTCTATACCCGAGCGGGCGCCCCGGAGGAGGCGCGCTATCTCGCGGATTTCATCGGACGACATACCGGCCTCGTCGGGCCCGGTGGACGCGTCTGA
- a CDS encoding amino acid ABC transporter permease has product MGNSLDFSWLGDAVRLIGAGAAMTIFLVVVTALLGTLLSILGALGRTSRYAMIRRIVKAYVELIRNTPFLAQLFFIFFGLPSLGIRLDPIVAAIVAMTINLAAYGTEIVAAGLAAVPTGQREAAQALGLRPRLVFVKIVLPQALKIIFPALTSQIVIMMLESAVVSQISVRELTYEADLLQARTFLAFETYLVVTLVYLGLSVALRRLMFAGGRRFIFSGQP; this is encoded by the coding sequence ATGGGCAATAGCCTCGACTTCAGCTGGCTCGGCGACGCCGTCAGGCTGATCGGCGCGGGCGCGGCCATGACGATCTTTCTGGTCGTCGTGACCGCGCTCCTCGGAACGCTCTTGAGCATTCTCGGTGCGCTCGGACGCACGAGCCGGTATGCGATGATCCGGCGCATCGTGAAAGCCTATGTGGAGCTGATCCGGAACACCCCGTTTCTGGCGCAGCTTTTCTTCATCTTCTTCGGACTTCCGAGCCTCGGAATTCGCCTCGATCCGATTGTCGCGGCGATCGTTGCCATGACGATCAATCTTGCCGCCTACGGCACCGAGATCGTTGCGGCAGGCCTCGCGGCCGTGCCAACCGGTCAACGCGAGGCTGCCCAGGCCTTGGGGCTGAGACCCCGCCTCGTTTTCGTGAAGATCGTGCTGCCGCAGGCGCTGAAGATCATTTTCCCAGCGCTGACCAGTCAGATCGTGATCATGATGCTTGAATCGGCCGTGGTTTCTCAGATCTCGGTTCGGGAGCTCACCTATGAGGCCGACTTGCTTCAGGCAAGGACGTTCCTGGCCTTCGAGACCTACCTCGTCGTGACGCTGGTCTATCTCGGCCTGAGCGTCGCCTTGAGGCGCCTGATGTTTGCGGGGGGGCGCAGATTCATCTTTTCAGGACAACCCTGA
- a CDS encoding amino acid ABC transporter permease, protein MMEFTLWDILRNLLLAARWTVLLSLVAFAGGGIAGLLVLLLRISKRPWLRRAAEMYIGAFQGTPLLMQLFLVFFGLPLLGFRIEAWTAAVVSLTLFASAFLAEIWRGGVEAVPRGQWEAAASLGLHRIRQLRLVILPQALTIARAPTVGFLVQLVKSTALTSIIGFDELLRTSNAINNATFQPFTVYGLGALIYFCLCFPLTQYARMLERSMAIPR, encoded by the coding sequence CTGATGGAATTCACGCTCTGGGACATCCTCCGCAACCTCCTGCTGGCCGCGCGCTGGACGGTTCTGCTGTCGCTGGTCGCGTTTGCGGGCGGCGGCATCGCCGGCCTCCTCGTGCTTCTGCTCAGGATCTCGAAACGACCCTGGCTCAGGCGGGCCGCGGAAATGTACATCGGCGCCTTTCAAGGTACGCCGCTGCTGATGCAGCTCTTCCTGGTGTTTTTCGGTCTGCCACTGCTCGGCTTCCGCATCGAGGCGTGGACGGCTGCCGTCGTCAGCCTGACCCTTTTCGCTAGTGCCTTCCTGGCGGAGATCTGGCGCGGCGGCGTTGAGGCAGTGCCGCGCGGGCAATGGGAGGCGGCTGCCAGTCTCGGCCTCCACCGCATCCGGCAGCTCCGCCTCGTCATCCTGCCGCAGGCCCTGACGATCGCACGCGCCCCTACGGTGGGGTTCCTGGTTCAGCTCGTAAAGAGCACGGCCCTGACATCCATCATCGGCTTCGACGAACTGCTTAGGACCTCGAACGCCATCAACAACGCGACGTTCCAACCGTTCACCGTCTATGGACTGGGAGCGCTGATCTACTTCTGTCTCTGCTTTCCCCTGACTCAATATGCGCGGATGCTGGAGCGATCGATGGCCATCCCAAGGTGA
- a CDS encoding response regulator — protein sequence MTRILIADDHDVIRTGLRAILSGQSGWEVVAEAENGRQAVDLAVETQPDVAILDYQLPVLNGVDATREIRAFQPQTEVLIFTMHEGEPLLRELFEAGAHGYLLRSDARQFLIAAVAALAQHEPFFTGGVSETLLNAYLSRRPACDGALTARERSIVQLIAEGHSNRAAAQTLGLSQKTVEGHRAAAMRKAKVNSTAHLVRYAVRTGLVEP from the coding sequence ATGACCCGCATCCTGATCGCCGACGACCATGACGTGATCCGCACCGGGCTGCGCGCCATCCTGAGCGGCCAATCCGGATGGGAGGTCGTCGCCGAGGCCGAGAACGGTCGGCAGGCGGTCGACCTCGCCGTCGAGACGCAGCCCGACGTCGCCATCCTCGACTACCAGCTTCCCGTCTTGAACGGCGTCGACGCGACCCGCGAGATCCGCGCCTTCCAGCCGCAGACCGAGGTGTTGATCTTCACCATGCATGAGGGTGAGCCTCTGCTGCGCGAGCTGTTCGAGGCCGGGGCCCACGGCTACCTGCTCAGGTCCGATGCCAGGCAGTTCCTGATCGCGGCCGTGGCGGCGCTGGCCCAGCACGAGCCGTTCTTCACCGGTGGCGTCTCGGAGACCCTGCTGAATGCCTATCTGTCCAGGAGGCCGGCCTGTGACGGCGCGCTGACGGCGCGGGAGCGTAGCATCGTCCAGCTCATCGCGGAGGGCCACAGCAACAGGGCGGCCGCCCAGACCCTGGGCCTCAGCCAAAAGACCGTGGAGGGCCACCGCGCCGCGGCCATGCGCAAGGCCAAGGTGAATTCGACGGCGCACCTCGTGCGCTACGCGGTCCGCACCGGGCTCGTGGAGCCCTGA